The Dioscorea cayenensis subsp. rotundata cultivar TDr96_F1 chromosome 19, TDr96_F1_v2_PseudoChromosome.rev07_lg8_w22 25.fasta, whole genome shotgun sequence genome includes a window with the following:
- the LOC120250094 gene encoding glycerol-3-phosphate acyltransferase RAM2-like, with the protein MVIAGIDNAMEFKTVDKCSSIGRDKHTVVADLDGTLLCGRSSFPYFASVAFEVGGVLRLLFLLLLSPIAGLLYYFVSESAGIKVLIFATMTGMKVSEIESVARAVLPKFYSMDLNPETWRVFSSCGKRFVLTANPRMMVEPFLKEYLGVDTVIGTEIDSYKGKATGFVTYPGVLVGAGKAAALRKVFGDASPEIGLGDRKTDFAFMSLCQEGYVVPQKQDLKPVSREKLPKPIIFHDGRLVQKPTPLLALFIILWIPIGFMLACLRIAAGALLPMNMVYYAFRALGVRLSVHGTPPPPAKKSVGQSGVLFICSHRTLLDPIMLSAALGRPIAAVTYSVSRLSEILSPIKTVRLTRDRAKDAAMIKQLLSEGDLVICPEGTTCREPFLLRFSALFAELTDEIAPVAMANRMSMFHGTTARGWKGMDPFYYFMNPSPAYEVTFLNKLPMDLTCSAGKPSVDVANYIQRLIAASLSYECTSFTRKDKYKALAGNDGTVVEKPKSKSNKIMGC; encoded by the exons ATGGTTATTGCCGGCATTGACAATGCTATGGAATTCAAAACAGTTGATAAGTGTTCATCGATTGGCCGGGACAAGCACACAGTGGTGGCGGACCTCGACGGAACTTTGCTTTGCGGCCGAAGTTCATTTCCGTATTTCGCATCAGTTGCATTTGAAGTTGGAGGTGTACTTCGActactttttcttctcctcctaTCTCCCATTGCTGGTCTTCTTTATTACTTTGTATCGGAATCTGCCGGTATTAAAGTGCTAATATTCGCTACAATGACGGGGATGAAGGTATCGGAGATCGAGTCAGTGGCAAGGGCTGTTTTGCCGAAGTTTTATTCCATGGACCTCAACCCGGAGACATGGAGAGTATTCTCTTCCTGCGGGAAGCGGTTTGTACTCACGGCTAACCCACGGATGATGGTGGAACCTTTCCTCAAGGAATATTTGGGAGTGGACACGGTGATCGGAACGGAGATTGATAGCTATAAGGGAAAGGCCACAGGGTTTGTTACTTACCCTGGTGTGCTTGTTGGGGCTGGTAAAGCGGCAGCTCTTCGAAAAGTCTTCGGAGATGCTTCTCCTGAGATCGGTCTCGGTGACCGGAAAACTGACTTCGCCTTCATGAGTCTATGTCAG GAAGGATATGTGGTACCTCAAAAACAAGACTTGAAGCCGGTGAGCAGAGAGAAACTCCCGAAACCGATCATCTTCCATGACGGTCGCCTAGTTCAAAAACCAACACCTTTACTTGCATTGTTCATCATACTCTGGATACCGATAGGTTTCATGCTTGCCTGCCTAAGAATTGCCGCCGGCGCACTCCTCCCCATGAACATGGTCTACTATGCCTTCCGAGCACTCGGTGTCCGACTCAGTGTTCATGGCACCCCACCTCCACCCGCCAAAAAATCTGTCGGCCAATCAGGAGTCCTCTTTATCTGCTCACATCGCACCTTGCTTGATCCAATCATGCTCTCTGCTGCCCTTGGCCGCCCTATTGCTGCTGTCACTTACTCCGTATCTCGTCTCTCGGAGATCCTCTCCCCGATAAAAACCGTACGGCTCACTCGTGATCGTGCCAAAGATGCAGCCATGATAAAACAACTTCTTTCCGAAGGAGATCTAGTTATATGTCCGGAAGGAACCACATGTCGAGAGCCATTCCTCCTGAGATTCTCGGCGCTGTTTGCCGAACTGACTGACGAAATTGCGCCAGTGGCTATGGCAAATAGAATGAGCATGTTCCATGGAACAACAGCCAGAGGATGGAAAGGGATGGACCCATTTTATTACTTCATGAATCCTAGTCCTGCATATGAGGTTACTTTTCTTAACAAATTGCCAATGGATCTCACATGCAGTGCAGGGAAGCCAAGTGTTGATGTTGCTAACTACATTCAAAGGCTTATTGCTGCAAGCCTGTCCTATGAGTGCACTAGTTTCACTAGGAAGGACAAGTATAAGGCACTTGCTGGAAATGATGGGACTGTTGTGGAGAAGCCTAAGAGTAAGAGCAATAAGATCATGGGTTGTTAG